The following are from one region of the Dermacentor albipictus isolate Rhodes 1998 colony chromosome 5, USDA_Dalb.pri_finalv2, whole genome shotgun sequence genome:
- the LOC139060354 gene encoding uncharacterized protein encodes MSQNQRKRYRQYLQPDSNVEVPRQTREYVLKRAKSSTAASQMNLANLSSPSPDVTNIDPNENEADHLGQTDLASEIYARESTSACVSNVEGTNESASEIGSRDELSSAFELNNDDDAESEPENAAEGSENEALEDNEFNMYFTKLSEEYLPNQTTTKAQALLLVLAYVVTSGLTWTQLQGLLTLINALFGVQVVPCSTYSVRRLWKNRKAALRIHLYCQNCHQYLEQYSDVKGEDTITCASCSSEKKLSFWCY; translated from the exons ATGTCCCAAAATCAGCGGAAACGCTACAGGCAGTACCTGCAGCCGGACTCGAACGTTGAAGTGCCACGGCAAACTCGAGAGTACGTGCTGAAAAGAGCCAAGTCATCCACTGCTGCAAGTCAG ATGAATCTGGCAAACCTGAGCAGCCCTTCCCCGGATGTCACTAACATTGATCCCAACGAGAATGAAGCAGATCATCTTGGGCAGACTGATCTTGCTTCTGAAATTTATGCTCGTGAAAGCACAAGTGCCTGCGTCAGCAACGTAGAAGGCACTAACGAATCTGCAAGTGAAATAGGCAGTAGGGATGAATTAAGTTCTGCCTTCGAGTTGaacaatgatgatgatgctgagaGTGAACCAGAGAATGCTGCTGAAGGAAGCGAAAATGAAGCCCTTGAAGATAATGAGTTTAACATGTACTTCACAAAGCTTTCAGAGGAGTACCTTCCAAACCAGACAACAACAAAAGCACAGGCTCTTCTCCTTGTGCTGGCATATGTTGTTACTTCTGGCCTCACATGGACACAACTACAAGGGCTTCTTACTTTAATAAATGCTCTGTTTGGGGTGCAAGTTGTGCCATGCTCCACATATTCTGTGCGGAGGCTGTGGaagaacagaaaagcagcattAAGGATCCACCTATACTGCCAGAACTGCCATCAATATCTGGAACAGTACAGTGATGTCAAAGGTGAAGACACCATCACTTGTGCTTCTTGCAGCAGTGAGAAGAAGCT CAGCTTCTGGTGCTATTGA